A portion of the Flavobacterium limnophilum genome contains these proteins:
- a CDS encoding mobile mystery protein B, translating to MGLELLYKAGQTPLNEEEKDGLKIKSITTQGELDEFEQLNIEKAVEWTIHTNLKPDRILTEKFVKDLHKKMYGHVWKWAGEFRKSDKNIGVKWIQIGIELKNLIDDTKYWIANNTFSPEEISIRFKHRIVAIHCFPNGNGRHSRMMADIIIESIFNKELFSWHNSNMINADKTRKEYIAALRKADDGNINPLIEFARN from the coding sequence ATGGGATTAGAATTACTATATAAAGCTGGACAAACTCCTTTGAACGAGGAAGAAAAGGACGGGCTAAAAATCAAGTCAATTACTACACAAGGAGAATTGGACGAATTCGAACAATTAAATATCGAGAAAGCTGTAGAATGGACTATTCACACCAATCTAAAGCCTGATAGAATATTGACGGAAAAATTTGTAAAAGACTTACACAAAAAAATGTATGGTCATGTATGGAAATGGGCTGGAGAATTTAGAAAGTCTGACAAAAATATTGGTGTAAAATGGATACAAATCGGCATAGAGCTAAAGAATTTAATAGACGACACTAAATATTGGATTGCCAACAACACGTTCTCGCCAGAAGAAATCTCTATCAGATTCAAACACAGAATTGTTGCCATACATTGTTTTCCCAATGGGAACGGAAGACATTCAAGAATGATGGCAGACATTATTATTGAATCTATTTTTAACAAAGAACTATTTTCTTGGCATAATTCAAATATGATTAATGCAGACAAAACAAGAAAGGAATATATTGCTGCTTTGAGAAAAGCAGACGATGGAAATATAAACCCATTAATCGAATTCGCAAGGAACTAA